The following proteins are co-located in the Synechococcus sp. PROS-U-1 genome:
- a CDS encoding phosphoribulokinase, translating into MDPEGQRFISNRDQQRLLHHLELGDAVSWFAEQRRTLRHRVALDRWHPAAAPDWLWSVGLPLLSLADQWQGERRLLGLSALPGCGKTTLGQWIEAAAEGLGLSIQVVSLDDFYFEADQLDAAMRGNPWGVPRALPGSHDLNLLKDCLRQWRQGQDVQMPCFDKARRDGRGDRSGWRRCDADLLILEGWFVGCTSVLSPELAEAHLESPLTPQELDWRKQLQPELSRYEDVWNSFDQLWQLRARNLNAPLIWKRQQEATLQAERGASLSNAELERFIRMILCSLPSSCFQNMRADVVVEVDPDRTLRRIHLPNAIQDSLSSDSLTG; encoded by the coding sequence TTGGATCCTGAGGGCCAACGCTTCATTTCGAACCGCGATCAGCAACGGTTGCTCCACCACCTTGAACTGGGTGATGCAGTGTCCTGGTTTGCCGAGCAGCGCAGGACATTGCGCCATCGGGTAGCCCTCGACCGATGGCATCCCGCGGCGGCACCGGATTGGTTGTGGTCGGTGGGCTTGCCCCTCCTGAGCCTTGCGGATCAATGGCAGGGGGAACGTCGTCTGCTTGGGCTCAGTGCTCTACCTGGATGTGGGAAGACGACCCTCGGGCAATGGATCGAAGCCGCCGCAGAGGGTCTTGGCCTCTCCATTCAGGTGGTTTCGCTCGATGATTTTTATTTCGAGGCGGATCAGCTTGATGCAGCAATGCGAGGCAACCCCTGGGGTGTGCCTCGTGCACTGCCGGGAAGTCACGACCTGAACCTTCTGAAGGACTGCCTTCGACAATGGCGACAGGGCCAGGACGTGCAGATGCCCTGCTTTGACAAAGCGAGAAGGGATGGCCGTGGGGACCGCAGCGGTTGGCGACGCTGTGATGCCGACCTCCTGATTCTTGAGGGTTGGTTTGTTGGCTGCACATCAGTACTGTCCCCCGAACTTGCAGAGGCCCATCTCGAATCGCCGCTCACGCCACAGGAGCTGGACTGGCGCAAACAACTGCAGCCCGAACTCTCGCGTTATGAGGATGTATGGAACAGCTTCGATCAACTCTGGCAATTGCGGGCGAGGAATCTCAACGCTCCATTGATCTGGAAACGCCAACAGGAAGCAACGCTTCAGGCTGAACGTGGAGCGTCACTCTCCAATGCCGAACTGGAACGTTTCATTCGAATGATTCTGTGCTCTCTGCCCTCGAGCTGTTTTCAAAACATGCGGGCGGATGTTGTTGTGGAGGTCGATCCGGATCGAACGTTGCGGCGAATCCACCTCCCCAATGCGATTCAGGATTCGCTGTCGTCAGACTCACTCACCGGGTAG
- the psb32 gene encoding photosystem II repair protein Psb32, which yields MSLSARRLLASLLSFGICLFLWAPASLAIAPAALGDSLPEALVIDEADVLSRASRGELEAKLRSFDDQRVDARLITLRRLDYGITLASFGEELLENWSSPTGNPLLLMLIETQNKRSAVVANQELEAQLPSSLLISTARTTMTMPMREGDRYRQASVDGLARLSTVLSGGEDPGPPQEIERVTLPTNIPTKAETEESDATKWVIILLVLGTIIPMATWWVFSR from the coding sequence ATGTCCCTTTCCGCCCGACGCCTGTTGGCCAGCCTGCTCAGTTTCGGGATCTGTCTGTTCCTCTGGGCTCCTGCCAGCTTGGCAATCGCTCCTGCTGCTTTGGGTGACAGCCTTCCAGAGGCTCTGGTGATCGACGAGGCAGATGTCCTGAGCCGTGCCAGTCGTGGTGAATTGGAAGCGAAGTTGCGCAGTTTTGATGACCAGCGGGTGGATGCCCGACTGATCACCCTGCGTCGCTTGGACTACGGCATCACGTTGGCCAGCTTCGGCGAAGAACTTCTTGAAAACTGGAGTTCCCCGACTGGTAACCCCCTGCTGTTGATGCTGATCGAAACCCAGAACAAGCGATCAGCAGTGGTGGCGAATCAAGAACTTGAAGCCCAGCTTCCCTCCAGCCTGCTGATCAGCACCGCTCGCACAACGATGACCATGCCGATGCGGGAAGGTGACCGATACCGCCAGGCTTCCGTGGATGGGCTGGCTCGTCTTTCGACCGTTCTTTCGGGTGGGGAAGACCCTGGTCCGCCACAGGAGATTGAACGGGTCACCCTGCCGACCAACATTCCAACCAAAGCGGAAACTGAGGAGAGCGACGCCACCAAATGGGTCATTATTCTTTTGGTGCTCGGAACCATCATTCCGATGGCAACCTGGTGGGTTTTCTCGCGCTGA
- the ftsH gene encoding ATP-dependent zinc metalloprotease FtsH: MAPGSDSSSGSAAPQKVQPSSIQGFWKKQDTVSYSTLLRDIDAKQIKQLDLVPGQREVRVQYNDGRRVTVPVFANDNQILRAAESSGTSLTVVDVRREQAGRELAGTLLLVLLVVIGLSLLLKRSAQMANRAMGFGRSQPRLKPQEDLQLRFEDVAGINDARLELEEVVTFLKQPEAFIRLGAKIPRGVLLVGPPGTGKTLLAKAIAGEAGVPFFSMAASEFVELFVGVGASRVRDLFRQAKEKSPCIVFIDEIDAVGRQRGAGIGGGNDEREQTLNQLLTEMDGFEENSGVILLAATNRADVLDAALLRPGRFDRRIDVGLPDRRGREAILAVHARTRPLDDSVSLSDWASRTPGFSGADLANLLNEAAILTARQNMLRIGQFQLEGALERITMGLSNRPLQDTAKKRLIAYHEVGHALVATLLPAANAVDKVTILPRGGAGGYTRFMPDEEVLDSGLITRASCLADLVVALGGRAAEQVVFGSLEITQGASGDLQMVAQLAREMVTRFGFSNLGPMALEGPGAEVFLGRDWFNQRPGYAESTGQAIDAQIRHLAKNALAQAIALLEPRRELMDHLVEVLIAEETINGDQFREITGLP, encoded by the coding sequence GTGGCACCAGGTTCGGACAGCTCCAGTGGTTCCGCTGCCCCTCAGAAGGTTCAGCCTTCCTCGATTCAGGGCTTTTGGAAAAAGCAGGACACGGTGAGTTACTCCACCCTGCTGCGGGACATCGACGCGAAACAGATCAAGCAGTTGGATCTTGTGCCGGGCCAAAGGGAGGTCAGGGTCCAGTACAACGACGGTCGACGCGTCACTGTCCCCGTTTTCGCGAACGACAATCAGATTCTTCGCGCAGCTGAGAGCTCGGGAACATCGTTGACCGTCGTGGATGTGCGACGCGAGCAAGCTGGACGCGAACTGGCTGGGACCCTGCTTCTGGTTCTGCTGGTGGTGATCGGTTTGTCTCTGCTGCTGAAACGTTCAGCGCAGATGGCGAATCGCGCCATGGGTTTTGGACGCAGCCAGCCCCGGTTGAAACCACAGGAGGACCTGCAACTTCGTTTTGAGGATGTCGCCGGCATCAACGATGCACGGCTCGAACTTGAGGAGGTGGTCACCTTCCTAAAGCAACCGGAGGCGTTCATTCGTCTCGGCGCCAAAATTCCGAGGGGTGTGCTGCTGGTCGGTCCCCCAGGGACGGGCAAAACCCTTCTTGCCAAAGCAATTGCAGGGGAAGCGGGAGTGCCCTTCTTCTCGATGGCGGCCTCCGAATTTGTTGAATTGTTCGTTGGCGTTGGTGCGAGCAGAGTCCGCGATCTCTTCCGTCAAGCCAAGGAAAAATCCCCTTGCATCGTTTTCATTGATGAGATCGATGCTGTCGGTCGCCAGCGCGGAGCAGGGATCGGCGGAGGGAACGATGAACGCGAGCAAACCCTCAATCAACTCCTCACGGAGATGGATGGATTCGAGGAGAACTCCGGCGTCATTCTTCTGGCCGCAACAAACCGAGCCGATGTTCTGGATGCCGCTCTTTTAAGGCCAGGACGCTTCGATCGCCGTATTGATGTGGGCCTGCCCGATCGTCGTGGTCGTGAAGCGATTCTCGCCGTGCATGCCAGAACGCGGCCCCTGGATGATTCCGTCTCGTTGTCGGATTGGGCCAGCAGGACTCCTGGGTTCTCCGGTGCAGATCTGGCCAACCTGCTGAATGAGGCGGCCATCCTCACGGCACGTCAGAACATGCTCCGCATCGGACAGTTTCAGCTGGAAGGTGCCCTGGAACGAATCACGATGGGGCTGAGCAACCGACCCCTGCAAGACACCGCAAAGAAACGCCTCATTGCCTATCACGAGGTGGGACACGCCCTGGTGGCAACGCTTTTGCCGGCCGCCAATGCGGTGGACAAAGTCACAATTCTTCCCCGCGGGGGAGCCGGTGGATACACCCGCTTCATGCCAGATGAGGAGGTCCTCGATTCCGGTTTGATCACCCGTGCATCCTGCCTGGCGGATTTGGTGGTGGCTCTTGGAGGACGCGCTGCGGAACAGGTGGTCTTCGGCTCACTCGAAATCACCCAGGGAGCCAGTGGCGATCTTCAGATGGTGGCCCAACTGGCCCGCGAGATGGTGACCCGGTTCGGCTTTTCCAACCTCGGTCCGATGGCGCTTGAGGGCCCAGGGGCGGAGGTGTTCCTGGGACGCGATTGGTTCAACCAACGGCCGGGCTATGCCGAATCCACTGGCCAGGCCATTGATGCCCAGATCCGCCACCTCGCCAAGAATGCATTGGCGCAAGCCATCGCTCTACTGGAACCACGCCGTGAATTAATGGACCACTTGGTTGAAGTTCTGATCGCCGAGGAAACCATCAACGGTGATCAGTTCCGCGAGATCACAGGCCTCCCATGA
- a CDS encoding tRNA (cytidine(34)-2'-O)-methyltransferase: protein MTEISPLRIALFEPQIPPNTGNIARTSAAFRVPLTLIEPLGFQVDDRSVRRAGLDYWPHVQLSIASNFSAFKAELLPDQRLIGCSRRGGASLSSFEFRRGDVLLFGREDTGLPDPIREACDTILTIPMPGAADDAGKGGVRSLNLSVACALVTYVAGEQLRLW, encoded by the coding sequence ATGACTGAGATCTCTCCTCTGCGTATTGCTCTGTTCGAGCCGCAGATCCCACCGAACACAGGGAATATTGCGAGGACCTCTGCTGCCTTCAGGGTGCCGTTGACGTTGATCGAACCGCTTGGCTTCCAGGTCGATGACCGCAGCGTGCGGCGAGCCGGTCTCGATTACTGGCCCCATGTTCAACTCTCCATCGCCTCAAATTTTTCGGCATTTAAAGCAGAGCTGCTCCCGGACCAAAGGCTGATCGGCTGCAGTCGTCGCGGTGGTGCGTCACTCTCGTCGTTTGAATTCAGGCGTGGCGACGTTCTGCTATTCGGTCGTGAAGACACCGGGCTACCGGATCCGATTCGCGAGGCCTGCGACACCATCCTCACGATCCCGATGCCCGGTGCTGCTGATGACGCCGGGAAGGGGGGTGTCCGCAGCCTGAATTTGTCAGTGGCGTGTGCACTGGTGACCTACGTGGCAGGGGAACAGTTGCGCTTGTGGTGA
- the cobU gene encoding bifunctional adenosylcobinamide kinase/adenosylcobinamide-phosphate guanylyltransferase — MAVVDPKARFDQPITGSNSQLILVSGPARSGKSRWAEHLLNNHPVVTYIATAAARPEDLDWQQRLDAHRQRRPEHWTVAESGGELVEVMKTLVPGQSVLIDALGGFVAHHLELDASDWSLLCERLIASITSSRCICVLVIEETGWGVVPPTRIGGLFRDRLGALAQDLDRIADAAWLVVQGRALDLHGLGCLVP, encoded by the coding sequence ATGGCGGTGGTTGATCCCAAGGCACGTTTTGACCAACCCATCACGGGTTCCAACAGCCAGTTGATCTTGGTCAGCGGCCCAGCCCGCAGCGGCAAGAGCCGGTGGGCTGAGCATCTTTTGAACAACCACCCCGTCGTCACCTACATCGCAACGGCAGCCGCCCGTCCGGAGGACCTTGACTGGCAACAACGCCTCGATGCACATCGACAGCGTCGGCCCGAGCACTGGACTGTTGCTGAATCCGGTGGAGAACTGGTGGAGGTTATGAAAACCCTGGTTCCCGGCCAGTCGGTTCTGATCGATGCGCTCGGAGGTTTTGTAGCCCACCATCTTGAGCTCGATGCATCCGACTGGAGCCTGCTCTGTGAGCGACTGATTGCCTCCATCACCTCATCGCGCTGCATCTGCGTTTTGGTTATTGAAGAGACTGGATGGGGTGTTGTGCCTCCAACACGCATCGGTGGGCTGTTTCGCGATCGTTTGGGCGCCTTGGCTCAAGATCTTGACCGCATTGCCGATGCTGCCTGGCTTGTTGTTCAGGGTCGCGCCCTCGACCTCCATGGCCTGGGCTGTTTGGTGCCATGA
- a CDS encoding M23 family metallopeptidase: protein MFGSLPSAGLWVFMRALLALATAVTPVVTLGVWNTLPGTADNATFNLAELPPLPSLDTSESLSLASSTENSSTQLWFRVESSTSLKRFADLLQHDISSLSKLNKVPSSHVFESGSWFTFPDSARVVAVTLSSLDRASERQTPPVSAPPPVSTLAKIRRGDSLSAFLKRHGVTQEQLKTFNPGVQLNNLTVGRELQIAKASSGQSVLAVRPLRSGGAAWPKPALLPTADQPDSLKPPIVGYQWPTKGVFTSGYGWRWGRMHKGIDIANNTGTPVVAARDGIVAFSGWSGAYGYLVEIAHSDGESTRYAHNSRLLVKKGQVVPRGARISLMGSTGRSTGPHLHFEIRRAGGAALNPLVKLPARKA from the coding sequence ATGTTCGGCTCGTTACCTTCAGCCGGTCTCTGGGTTTTCATGCGCGCATTGCTCGCTCTGGCAACTGCTGTAACCCCTGTTGTGACCTTGGGCGTCTGGAACACCCTGCCTGGAACTGCTGATAACGCCACTTTTAATCTCGCTGAGCTTCCTCCACTCCCCTCTCTCGACACCTCGGAATCCCTTTCCCTGGCGTCCAGTACGGAAAACAGCTCGACACAACTTTGGTTTCGAGTTGAGTCCTCCACCTCTCTGAAGCGTTTCGCGGATTTACTTCAGCACGATATTTCGTCTCTTTCGAAGCTCAATAAAGTTCCTTCGTCCCATGTTTTCGAGTCTGGAAGCTGGTTCACTTTTCCAGATTCTGCAAGGGTTGTGGCCGTCACGCTCTCCTCTCTCGATCGAGCCAGTGAACGTCAGACTCCCCCAGTTTCGGCTCCACCCCCGGTTAGCACTCTTGCGAAAATTCGGCGAGGAGATTCACTCTCAGCTTTTCTCAAGCGTCATGGTGTGACCCAAGAGCAGCTGAAAACCTTCAATCCAGGAGTTCAACTCAACAACTTGACCGTCGGACGCGAACTACAGATCGCCAAGGCATCTTCAGGGCAGTCCGTTCTTGCTGTACGCCCCCTTCGCAGTGGTGGAGCGGCTTGGCCAAAACCCGCGTTGTTGCCGACAGCCGATCAACCCGACAGCCTCAAACCACCCATTGTTGGTTATCAATGGCCCACCAAGGGTGTGTTCACATCTGGATACGGATGGCGTTGGGGTCGCATGCACAAAGGCATTGATATCGCCAACAACACGGGTACTCCGGTCGTTGCTGCCCGTGATGGAATTGTTGCGTTCTCAGGCTGGAGCGGCGCCTATGGCTATTTGGTTGAAATCGCCCACAGCGACGGTGAATCCACCCGTTATGCCCATAACAGCCGTCTTCTTGTCAAAAAAGGGCAGGTGGTTCCCCGTGGTGCTCGCATTTCATTGATGGGCAGCACTGGCCGCAGCACGGGACCCCATCTTCATTTTGAGATCCGCCGTGCCGGTGGTGCTGCTCTCAATCCGCTCGTGAAACTTCCTGCCCGCAAGGCCTGA
- a CDS encoding peroxiredoxin, with the protein MTDNGCLRVGQQAPDFTATAVVDQEFKEITLSQYRGKYVVLFFYPLDFTFVCPTEITAFSDRYSDFSSKNTEVLGVSVDSQFSHLAWIQTARNQGGLGDINYPLVADLKKEISTAYNVLDDAEGVALRGLFIIDPDGVIMHATINNLPVGRNVDETLRVLQAFQYVQSNPDEVCPANWTPGDKTMKPDPKGSKEYFSAIG; encoded by the coding sequence ATGACCGACAACGGTTGCCTGCGCGTTGGCCAGCAGGCCCCTGATTTCACAGCCACCGCAGTGGTGGACCAGGAGTTCAAGGAAATCACGCTGTCCCAGTACCGGGGCAAGTATGTGGTGCTGTTCTTCTACCCACTGGATTTCACCTTCGTCTGCCCGACTGAAATCACGGCCTTCAGCGACCGATACTCTGATTTCTCGAGCAAGAACACCGAAGTTCTCGGCGTTTCCGTCGACAGTCAGTTCAGCCACCTGGCTTGGATTCAGACTGCCCGCAATCAGGGTGGCCTGGGCGATATCAACTATCCGCTCGTTGCTGACCTGAAGAAGGAGATCTCGACGGCCTACAACGTCCTCGATGACGCTGAGGGTGTCGCCTTGCGCGGTCTGTTCATCATCGATCCCGATGGCGTGATCATGCACGCCACGATCAACAACCTGCCCGTGGGTCGCAATGTTGATGAAACGCTGCGGGTTCTGCAGGCCTTCCAGTATGTGCAGTCCAATCCTGATGAAGTCTGCCCTGCCAACTGGACTCCTGGCGATAAAACCATGAAGCCCGATCCCAAAGGCTCCAAGGAGTATTTCTCCGCCATCGGCTGA
- the pxcA gene encoding proton extrusion protein PcxA gives MSRRNWINLFSTNQSIELSSDLERGYEAALLIQSLELEYYGDRQIRPDLKLSVPRTVQATILRRFKTALAICRQTVVNLSEQRGQLDSQELRQLQLIESVVNRYGSQRSSSSPSISRSPDALPRSLLGVFDSIRMQLDPSTEDTVVAGYRRRRDSTLISLRVLLLLILVPLLVQQIAGTYLISPAVNHFSPELPFLSYPKPQLEEKAAKKLRLYKQELEFDAFLKGVQPLDDVQLRDKLTEKATELKHDADEESLKAIKNVFADLAGLIAFAVVCLVSRDELRVLRGFVDEAVYGLSDSAKAFAIILFTDIFVGYHSPEGWSVLLEGIAEHFGLPSSDSFVNLFIATFPVVLATIFKYWIFRYLNRVSPSSVATLKGMNGGG, from the coding sequence ATGAGCCGCCGTAACTGGATCAACCTGTTCAGTACTAATCAATCCATTGAACTGTCCAGTGATCTAGAGCGCGGCTATGAAGCTGCTCTGCTCATTCAAAGCCTGGAACTGGAATATTATGGAGACCGGCAGATCCGCCCCGATCTGAAACTTTCCGTACCGAGAACTGTTCAGGCCACGATCCTGCGTCGCTTTAAAACTGCACTGGCCATCTGCCGTCAAACCGTTGTCAATCTTTCAGAACAACGAGGACAACTGGACTCTCAGGAGCTTCGCCAACTCCAACTGATTGAATCCGTTGTCAACCGCTATGGATCCCAGCGATCCAGCAGCTCACCCTCGATCAGCCGTTCCCCAGACGCGCTGCCGCGTTCTCTTCTGGGCGTCTTCGACAGCATTCGGATGCAGTTGGATCCCTCAACCGAGGATACCGTTGTTGCTGGATATCGCCGCCGTCGTGACAGCACGCTGATTTCACTGAGAGTGCTGCTTCTGCTCATTCTTGTTCCCTTGCTTGTTCAGCAGATTGCAGGGACATATTTGATCTCACCTGCGGTGAATCATTTTTCACCCGAACTTCCCTTCCTTAGTTATCCAAAGCCGCAACTGGAGGAAAAGGCCGCTAAAAAGCTTCGCCTCTATAAACAAGAGCTGGAATTTGATGCCTTCCTCAAGGGTGTGCAACCTTTGGATGATGTTCAACTGCGCGACAAGCTCACCGAGAAGGCGACAGAACTTAAACACGATGCAGATGAGGAGAGTCTCAAGGCGATCAAAAACGTCTTTGCTGATCTGGCAGGCCTGATTGCTTTTGCCGTGGTCTGCCTGGTCAGCCGCGACGAATTACGGGTTCTACGGGGATTTGTAGATGAGGCTGTTTATGGCCTGAGTGATTCCGCCAAAGCATTTGCCATCATTCTATTCACCGATATTTTTGTGGGTTATCACAGCCCTGAAGGATGGTCAGTACTGCTTGAAGGGATCGCAGAACATTTCGGACTGCCTTCAAGCGATAGTTTCGTCAATCTCTTCATTGCAACTTTCCCCGTTGTGCTCGCAACGATCTTCAAATACTGGATTTTCAGGTATCTCAACCGGGTTTCTCCGTCCTCTGTTGCAACCCTGAAAGGGATGAATGGCGGTGGTTGA
- a CDS encoding UPF0182 family protein — MKRLLLLLPLVVVAARMQIEWLWFDQFAWTNVLLKRWLLQLLFAGLALLPLFAARTWSRQFRSQNVATTQGTCLTGWSYGTALILCGAVVLVSSMLALDLLVLSIQHPFLLGEWHQHLWPHNRITTVVMLIQAGLVALVMAWPRWSPWLARVIAGSFVVVVARSWGIWSLSLWIPNTSLSDQLLKADISFGLGRFVGVHLVLELLVISAAFTLSFELWRCLARSKALSDWASPVFSAKQIQLLKLLSAALLLGSAGLVWLSRHQLLWTQHGLVAGAGWLQHHLTLPLRAGVTLLLVLIALALLLPGRRRLRQGMVLALASLVAIEIIATPLTRWLVVQPQELDLQAPYIAKAIQATQRGFQLDRIKRRVYEPKTKLSSADLEQGESTLANVRLWDSAPLLEANRQLQQLRVYYRFSNAAVDRYPLNQDSDTAQQVILSARELDQSALPRRSRTWQNRHFIFTHGYGFTVSPVNERSNDGLPSYFISDLGTETRIEGNEALGIDQSEVREAIPVGDAALYYGMLPSPYAIAPTQIPEFDYPEGDLNVVTHYQGSGGVSIGSWLQRCAAAVYLHEPRLLTTKAINADSKLLIRREVRNRVEAIAPFIDFRGDPYLISIPGPAPESQQTAELQSEQRQQHQYWVVEGYTHSSTLAYSSAVGTDNTERYLRNSVKAIVDAYNGSIHFYISEPDDPIISAWNQIFPDLFESMTAMPKFVLDHLRVPEDFFNVQVNQMKRYHVEDPRIFYSGDDVWQVPSEIYGGRKVDVEPYHITAQVQGNDNSEFLLLQPLTPLARPNLTAWLAARNDGDHYGELLLIDFPKDKNILGPEQVQALIHQDPEVSKVFGLWDQGDLELVQGNLLVLPLGDGLLYVEPVYLRTSKVGLPSLARIVVSDGRSIAMDQSLSLALEQLMKKAPPV; from the coding sequence ATGAAACGCCTTCTCCTTCTGCTGCCGCTGGTTGTTGTCGCAGCCCGGATGCAGATCGAGTGGCTCTGGTTTGATCAGTTCGCCTGGACCAATGTTCTGCTGAAGCGCTGGCTTCTACAGCTTCTGTTCGCGGGGTTGGCATTGCTCCCGCTGTTCGCTGCACGGACTTGGTCGAGACAGTTCAGGAGTCAGAACGTTGCAACAACTCAGGGAACGTGCCTAACCGGCTGGTCCTACGGAACTGCCCTGATTCTTTGTGGTGCTGTGGTGCTGGTCAGCTCAATGCTGGCGCTCGATCTGTTGGTGTTGTCCATCCAGCATCCTTTCCTGCTGGGCGAATGGCACCAGCATTTGTGGCCCCATAACCGGATCACGACTGTTGTGATGCTGATCCAGGCCGGGCTGGTTGCCCTGGTGATGGCCTGGCCGCGCTGGAGCCCCTGGCTGGCACGGGTTATTGCCGGATCTTTCGTTGTGGTCGTCGCTCGATCGTGGGGGATCTGGTCGTTATCCCTCTGGATTCCCAACACCTCCTTGTCTGATCAACTGCTGAAGGCTGATATCAGCTTCGGACTGGGTCGGTTCGTTGGTGTGCATTTAGTCCTGGAGCTCCTGGTCATCAGCGCCGCATTCACGCTTAGCTTTGAGCTCTGGCGGTGTCTGGCCCGATCGAAAGCTCTCTCTGACTGGGCCAGTCCAGTCTTTTCAGCGAAACAGATCCAGCTGCTCAAGCTGCTCTCGGCTGCTCTTCTGCTGGGGTCGGCAGGACTGGTGTGGTTATCGAGGCATCAACTGCTTTGGACCCAACACGGATTGGTGGCTGGTGCCGGTTGGCTTCAGCATCACCTCACCCTTCCGTTGCGTGCTGGCGTCACACTGCTGCTGGTTCTGATCGCACTCGCACTCCTGTTGCCTGGTCGCCGACGGCTGCGTCAGGGAATGGTCTTGGCCCTGGCATCGCTCGTGGCGATCGAGATCATCGCTACACCGCTGACACGCTGGCTGGTGGTGCAACCTCAGGAACTGGATCTTCAGGCGCCATACATCGCCAAAGCGATTCAGGCAACACAGCGGGGATTCCAGCTGGATCGAATCAAACGGCGTGTTTATGAACCGAAGACCAAGCTCAGCAGCGCTGATCTGGAGCAAGGCGAAAGCACCCTGGCCAATGTGCGCCTATGGGACAGCGCTCCGCTGCTCGAGGCCAATCGACAACTGCAACAACTTCGTGTTTATTACCGCTTTTCGAATGCGGCCGTTGATCGTTATCCGCTCAATCAAGACAGCGATACCGCACAACAGGTGATCCTTTCGGCCCGTGAATTGGATCAATCAGCCCTGCCACGCCGATCAAGAACCTGGCAGAACCGCCATTTCATTTTCACGCATGGCTACGGATTCACGGTGAGCCCAGTCAACGAGCGCAGCAACGATGGTTTGCCATCGTATTTCATTAGTGACCTCGGCACAGAAACAAGAATTGAGGGAAATGAGGCACTGGGAATTGATCAATCGGAGGTCAGAGAAGCAATCCCTGTTGGCGATGCCGCGCTCTATTACGGAATGCTGCCCTCTCCCTATGCCATCGCGCCTACGCAGATCCCAGAATTCGATTATCCAGAAGGAGATCTCAATGTTGTCACCCACTATCAGGGATCTGGGGGGGTATCGATCGGATCCTGGCTGCAACGGTGTGCTGCTGCTGTTTACCTCCATGAGCCACGTCTGCTGACAACGAAAGCCATCAACGCGGATTCAAAGCTTCTGATTCGGCGTGAAGTTAGAAATCGTGTTGAAGCGATCGCTCCATTCATTGATTTTCGTGGTGATCCCTATTTGATCTCGATTCCAGGGCCTGCACCAGAATCTCAACAGACGGCTGAATTACAATCTGAGCAACGCCAACAACATCAGTATTGGGTCGTCGAAGGTTATACCCATAGTTCCACGCTTGCCTATAGCTCGGCTGTGGGGACAGATAATACGGAACGGTATTTAAGAAATTCCGTCAAAGCAATCGTAGATGCCTACAACGGCAGCATTCATTTTTATATCTCAGAACCGGATGATCCAATCATCAGCGCATGGAATCAAATATTCCCGGACTTGTTCGAATCAATGACGGCAATGCCGAAATTTGTTCTTGATCACCTCAGAGTTCCTGAGGACTTCTTCAACGTTCAGGTCAATCAGATGAAGCGTTACCACGTTGAAGACCCAAGAATTTTCTATAGCGGTGATGATGTCTGGCAAGTTCCAAGTGAAATTTATGGGGGCCGGAAAGTTGACGTCGAGCCTTATCACATCACTGCACAAGTTCAGGGGAATGACAATTCAGAATTCCTCCTGCTGCAACCACTCACACCGTTGGCACGGCCGAATTTAACGGCTTGGTTGGCAGCTCGGAACGACGGTGATCACTATGGTGAATTGCTTCTCATCGATTTCCCAAAGGACAAGAACATTCTTGGCCCTGAACAGGTTCAGGCTCTGATTCATCAAGATCCAGAAGTCAGCAAGGTGTTTGGACTCTGGGATCAAGGTGATCTCGAGCTTGTGCAAGGCAATCTCCTGGTTCTTCCTCTTGGCGACGGTCTTCTCTACGTAGAACCGGTTTATCTGCGCACCAGCAAAGTTGGCCTGCCCTCATTGGCACGGATCGTCGTCAGTGATGGTCGCTCGATCGCCATGGACCAGAGTTTGTCCCTTGCCTTGGAACAACTCATGAAAAAAGCCCCACCCGTTTAA
- the rpmF gene encoding 50S ribosomal protein L32: protein MAVPKKKTSKAKRNQRSATWKGKAAVAAQRAMSLGKSVLSGRAQGFVYPVSESDDSES from the coding sequence ATGGCCGTCCCGAAGAAGAAAACATCCAAGGCCAAGCGCAACCAGCGCAGTGCCACCTGGAAGGGCAAGGCAGCCGTTGCGGCCCAACGTGCAATGTCCCTCGGCAAATCTGTGTTGAGTGGCCGTGCCCAGGGTTTTGTCTACCCGGTGAGTGAGTCTGACGACAGCGAATCCTGA